The Anolis carolinensis isolate JA03-04 chromosome 2, rAnoCar3.1.pri, whole genome shotgun sequence genome has a window encoding:
- the kctd16 gene encoding BTB/POZ domain-containing protein KCTD16 isoform X1, whose translation MALSGNCRTYLPPREQAAAAQSFPEVIELNVGGQVYFTRHSTLTGIPHTLLWKMFTSKREAVNDLAKDNKGRIFIDRDGFLFRYILDYLRDKQVVLPDHFPERGRLKREAEYFQLPDLVKLLTPDEIKQSPDDYCHSDYEELSQSSDTRICAPSSLLPSDRKWGFVTLGYRGSCTVGRETQADAKFRRVPRILVCGRIALVKEVFGESLNESRDPDRAPDRYTSRFYLKFRHLERAFDMLSECGFHMVACNSSVTASFVNQYTDDKVWSSYTEYVFYRKYKGLPTLRGFGVQWPQYFLGDYSFCQLIFALGRLSMVNGESIEGLMLIIHLFNT comes from the coding sequence ATGGCATTGAGTGGAAACTGCAGGACTTACCTTCCTCCTAGAGAGCAAGCGGCTGCTGCCCAGTCCTTCCCAGAGGTGATAGAACTTAATGTGGGTGGCCAGGTTTACTTCACCCGCCATTCCACTTTGACAGGCATTCCCCACACTCTGCTTTGGAAAATGTTCACCTCGAAAAGAGAAGCAGTCAATGACCTCGCCAAGGATAACAAGGGAAGGATATTCATTGACAGAGATGGCTTTCTGTTCCGCTACATCCTGGACTATCTCAGGGACAAGCAGGTGGTCCTGCCTGACCACTTTCCAGAACGAGGACGGCTTAAGAGGGAAGCCGAGTACTTTCAGCTACCGGACTTGGTCAAACTCCTGACTCCTGATGAGATCAAGCAAAGTCCTGATGACTATTGCCACAGTGATTATGAGGAGCTTTCCCAAAGCAGCGACACTAGAATATGTGCCCCATCATCACTTCTGCCCTCAGATCGAAAGTGGGGTTTTGTTACCCTTGGCTACAGGGGCTCCTGCACCGTGGGTAGAGAGACACAAGCTGATGCTAAATTCAGGAGAGTACCAAGGATTTTGGTTTGTGGCAGGATTGCTTTAGTCAAAGAAGTTTTTGGAGAAAGTTTGAATGAGAGCAGAGACCCGGACCGGGCTCCTGATCGATACACCTCCAGGTTCTACCTGAAGTTCAGGCACTTGGAGAGAGCATTCGATATGTTGTCAGAATGTGGATTCCACATGGTGGCTTGTAATTCTTCAGTGACTGCTTCATTTGTCAATCAGTACACTGATGACAAAGTTTGGTCCAGCTACACAGAATACGTCTTTTATCGTAAGTACAAGGGGCTTCCCACACTGCGAGGGTTTGGGGTGCAGTGGCCTCAGTATTTCCTTGGAGACTATTCATTTTGCCAGCTGATCTTTGCTCTTGGGAGACTTTCTATGGTGAATGGAGAAAGTATAGAGGGGCTTATGTTGATCATCCATCTTTTCAACACCTAG
- the kctd16 gene encoding BTB/POZ domain-containing protein KCTD16 isoform X2, with protein MALSGNCRTYLPPREQAAAAQSFPEVIELNVGGQVYFTRHSTLTGIPHTLLWKMFTSKREAVNDLAKDNKGRIFIDRDGFLFRYILDYLRDKQVVLPDHFPERGRLKREAEYFQLPDLVKLLTPDEIKQSPDDYCHSDYEELSQSSDTRICAPSSLLPSDRKWGFVTLGYRGSCTVGRETQADAKFRRVPRILVCGRIALVKEVFGESLNESRDPDRAPDRYTSRFYLKFRHLERAFDMLSECGFHMVACNSSVTASFVNQYTDDKVWSSYTEYVFYPDLRQRETLEALKYASFSGK; from the coding sequence ATGGCATTGAGTGGAAACTGCAGGACTTACCTTCCTCCTAGAGAGCAAGCGGCTGCTGCCCAGTCCTTCCCAGAGGTGATAGAACTTAATGTGGGTGGCCAGGTTTACTTCACCCGCCATTCCACTTTGACAGGCATTCCCCACACTCTGCTTTGGAAAATGTTCACCTCGAAAAGAGAAGCAGTCAATGACCTCGCCAAGGATAACAAGGGAAGGATATTCATTGACAGAGATGGCTTTCTGTTCCGCTACATCCTGGACTATCTCAGGGACAAGCAGGTGGTCCTGCCTGACCACTTTCCAGAACGAGGACGGCTTAAGAGGGAAGCCGAGTACTTTCAGCTACCGGACTTGGTCAAACTCCTGACTCCTGATGAGATCAAGCAAAGTCCTGATGACTATTGCCACAGTGATTATGAGGAGCTTTCCCAAAGCAGCGACACTAGAATATGTGCCCCATCATCACTTCTGCCCTCAGATCGAAAGTGGGGTTTTGTTACCCTTGGCTACAGGGGCTCCTGCACCGTGGGTAGAGAGACACAAGCTGATGCTAAATTCAGGAGAGTACCAAGGATTTTGGTTTGTGGCAGGATTGCTTTAGTCAAAGAAGTTTTTGGAGAAAGTTTGAATGAGAGCAGAGACCCGGACCGGGCTCCTGATCGATACACCTCCAGGTTCTACCTGAAGTTCAGGCACTTGGAGAGAGCATTCGATATGTTGTCAGAATGTGGATTCCACATGGTGGCTTGTAATTCTTCAGTGACTGCTTCATTTGTCAATCAGTACACTGATGACAAAGTTTGGTCCAGCTACACAGAATACGTCTTTTATC